The Kordia sp. SMS9 DNA window TAAGATTGTCTGCTGGTATAATTTCTTCAATTTTTTTTGAATTGACGATGAAGTTTCTATGTGTTTTTGTGAAGATACTTGGACTTAAAAGTTTCGAAATTTTCGTCAACGAAATCATGATGACAAACTTTTCTTTTTCGGTTATGATGTTACAGTATTTTTCTTCTACTTCAATATATACAATATCTGAAAGTCCTACTTTTTTGAGTGATTTTCCTTTTTTGATAAATAGATGATCGTCTGTAATCACTGTATTTTCTTTTTTACTGAGGAATACATTTTGTTGCGCATAAAATTTTTCAACAGCCATTTCAATCGCATATAAAATTTCCAATTCATTGAAAGGTTTCATTAAATAGCTGAATGGCTGTGTAAGCTTTGCTCGCTGAAATATTTGACGATCGGTAGAGCTGGTTAGAAATACAAAAGGTTTTGCGGCATTTGGTACGGTGTTGATGGTTTCTGCAAAGGCAATACCATCTGGAACGCCCTCTAAAAATATATCAATAATAGCAATATCAATTTTTACATCACCATAAAATAAAGTCAATGCTTCTTTAAATGTTGTTGCTATTCCAACTACATGATACCCGTTTTCTTGAAGTACTTTTGTAAGTCTTGTACTTTGTGCTGGTGTATCTTCGACTATAAGTATATTAATCTGATCCATCAGGTAGGTTTTTACGTAAAGATACAATCAT harbors:
- a CDS encoding LytTR family DNA-binding domain-containing protein, whose product is MDQINILIVEDTPAQSTRLTKVLQENGYHVVGIATTFKEALTLFYGDVKIDIAIIDIFLEGVPDGIAFAETINTVPNAAKPFVFLTSSTDRQIFQRAKLTQPFSYLMKPFNELEILYAIEMAVEKFYAQQNVFLSKKENTVITDDHLFIKKGKSLKKVGLSDIVYIEVEEKYCNIITEKEKFVIMISLTKISKLLSPSIFTKTHRNFIVNSKKIEEIIPADNLIMLSSNHHVPLSEKYKTIIKNLHTLK